One region of Polaribacter pectinis genomic DNA includes:
- a CDS encoding ABC transporter ATP-binding protein, which produces MIEVENLHKGFGEVKVLKGISTSFEPGKTSLIIGQSGSGKTVFLKSLIGLHTPEEGTISFDGRINTKLNLEERRQWRQEIGMVFQGSALFDSQTVEENVMFPLKMFTKQSRKEMLERVNFVLNRVNLEDSNDKFPAELSGGMQKRVAIARAIVMKPKYLFCDEPNSGLDPQTAIVIDKLIQEITDEYQITTVINTHDMNSVMEIGEKILFLKNGRKAWEGSSSEIFKTDNEAVVDFVYSSNLFKKVREAYLNEIK; this is translated from the coding sequence ATGATAGAAGTAGAAAATTTACATAAAGGTTTTGGAGAAGTTAAAGTTTTAAAAGGTATATCAACTAGTTTTGAGCCCGGAAAAACAAGTTTAATTATTGGACAAAGTGGATCTGGAAAAACAGTTTTCTTAAAATCTCTCATAGGTTTACATACTCCAGAAGAAGGCACAATTTCTTTTGATGGAAGAATAAACACAAAATTAAATCTTGAAGAAAGAAGACAATGGAGACAAGAAATAGGAATGGTCTTTCAAGGAAGTGCTTTGTTTGATTCTCAAACTGTAGAGGAAAACGTAATGTTTCCTTTAAAGATGTTTACCAAGCAATCTCGAAAAGAAATGTTAGAGCGTGTAAATTTTGTTTTGAACAGAGTTAATTTAGAAGATTCTAATGATAAGTTTCCTGCAGAATTATCTGGTGGAATGCAAAAAAGAGTAGCTATTGCAAGAGCAATTGTTATGAAACCTAAATATCTATTTTGTGATGAGCCTAACTCTGGTTTAGATCCTCAAACTGCAATTGTAATTGATAAATTAATTCAAGAAATTACAGATGAATATCAAATTACAACAGTAATTAATACGCATGATATGAATTCTGTAATGGAAATTGGAGAAAAAATACTTTTTTTAAAGAATGGTAGAAAAGCATGGGAGGGAAGCAGTAGTGAGATATTTAAAACTGATAATGAGGCAGTTGTAGATTTTGTGTATTCTTCTAACTTATTCAAAAAAGTTAGAGAAGCATATTTAAATGAAATAAAGTAG
- a CDS encoding MlaE family ABC transporter permease: protein MKYLEDIGKYFAMLGQVFKKPQKGRVFYESLLKEIEELGLKSLGIVMFISFFIGGVIALQTALNLDSPFIPKSLIGFAAKRSIILEFAPTFCSIILAGKVGSYITSSIGSMRVTEQIDALDVMGINSISFLVLPKVIATVFFYPFLIALAMILGIFGGWVAGVLSGLFTATDYIIGIQTTFNPFLVQYAMIKTLVFAFLIATVPSFHGYYVKGGSIAVGKASTQAVVWTTVLIVVVNYILTEMLLT from the coding sequence ATGAAATATCTAGAAGATATTGGTAAATACTTTGCAATGTTAGGGCAAGTTTTTAAAAAACCTCAAAAAGGTAGGGTTTTTTATGAATCATTGTTAAAAGAGATTGAAGAACTTGGTTTAAAGTCATTAGGTATTGTTATGTTTATTTCCTTTTTTATTGGAGGAGTAATTGCTTTACAAACTGCCTTAAATTTAGACAGCCCATTTATCCCTAAATCTTTAATCGGGTTTGCGGCAAAACGATCTATAATTTTAGAATTTGCGCCTACATTTTGTTCAATTATTTTAGCAGGTAAAGTAGGTTCTTATATAACTTCGAGTATTGGTTCTATGCGAGTTACAGAACAAATAGATGCATTAGATGTTATGGGTATAAACTCCATAAGTTTTTTAGTATTGCCTAAAGTTATTGCTACTGTCTTTTTCTATCCTTTTTTAATTGCATTAGCAATGATTTTAGGAATTTTTGGAGGTTGGGTTGCAGGAGTTTTATCTGGTTTATTTACAGCTACAGATTATATAATTGGAATTCAAACCACATTCAATCCTTTTTTAGTTCAGTATGCAATGATTAAAACATTGGTTTTTGCCTTTTTAATAGCCACTGTGCCATCTTTTCATGGTTATTATGTAAAAGGAGGTTCTATTGCTGTGGGTAAAGCCAGTACACAAGCAGTTGTTTGGACCACGGTTTTAATAGTTGTAGTAAATTATATTTTAACAGAAATGCTATTGACATAA